Proteins from one Lacrimispora sphenoides genomic window:
- a CDS encoding pyridoxal phosphate-dependent aminotransferase, with the protein MIADKMRPLVENNSAIRAMFEEGKKMAAVYGRENVYDFSLGNPNVPAPPAVNQAILDIIREEETTFIHGYMSNAGFEDARDAVAQSLNRRFGTHFRLENILMTVGAASGMNVILKTILDPGDEVVVFAPYFMEYGSYVRNYDGVLVTVPPDKSSFQPDLKEFERRITSMTKAVIINTPNNPTGVVYSAETLREIAGILMKKETELGTQIVLISDEPYRELAYDGVEVPYVTPFYHNTIVCYSYSKSLSLPGERIGYLVIPDEVEDSPKVIAAAAVATRVLGCVNAPSLMQRVIVRCVDSQVNLEAYDRNRELLYSSLKEYGLDCIKPEGAFYLFVKSPVDDKEFCQSCKEHRVLLVPGTSFACPGYVRIAYCVSYEQIERSLPAFKKIAEEYGLTGKREEAE; encoded by the coding sequence CCTCGTAGAAAACAATTCCGCCATCCGTGCCATGTTTGAAGAAGGAAAGAAGATGGCTGCCGTATACGGCAGGGAGAATGTCTATGATTTCAGCCTTGGAAATCCCAATGTGCCGGCTCCTCCGGCGGTAAACCAGGCCATTCTTGACATTATCAGGGAAGAGGAAACCACTTTCATCCATGGATACATGAGCAATGCAGGATTTGAAGATGCAAGAGATGCAGTAGCTCAGTCCTTAAACAGGCGGTTTGGAACTCATTTTCGTCTGGAGAATATCCTTATGACCGTTGGAGCGGCCAGCGGCATGAACGTCATATTAAAAACCATTTTGGATCCCGGTGATGAAGTGGTGGTATTCGCACCTTATTTTATGGAATACGGTTCTTATGTTCGGAATTATGACGGCGTGCTTGTGACAGTACCTCCGGATAAGTCCAGCTTTCAGCCTGATTTAAAGGAGTTTGAACGGCGGATCACCTCTATGACAAAGGCAGTGATCATCAATACCCCCAATAATCCTACGGGTGTGGTTTATTCTGCGGAAACTCTCAGGGAGATCGCAGGCATCCTTATGAAAAAGGAGACAGAGCTTGGTACCCAGATTGTGCTGATCTCCGATGAACCTTACCGGGAACTGGCCTATGACGGGGTGGAGGTTCCTTATGTCACACCGTTTTATCATAATACCATAGTCTGCTATTCTTATAGCAAATCATTATCCCTGCCTGGGGAACGGATCGGATATCTGGTAATTCCCGATGAAGTGGAGGATTCCCCTAAGGTCATAGCTGCCGCCGCTGTTGCCACCCGTGTGCTGGGCTGTGTCAACGCACCTTCCCTTATGCAGCGGGTGATCGTCCGCTGTGTGGATAGCCAAGTAAATCTGGAAGCCTATGACCGGAACAGGGAGCTTCTCTACAGCAGTTTAAAGGAATATGGGTTAGACTGCATCAAACCGGAAGGGGCTTTTTACTTATTTGTAAAATCTCCTGTTGATGATAAGGAATTCTGCCAGTCCTGCAAAGAGCACCGGGTACTTCTGGTGCCTGGAACTTCCTTTGCATGTCCGGGCTATGTAAGGATCGCTTATTGCGTATCCTATGAGCAGATCGAACGCTCTCTGCCTGCATTTAAGAAGATAGCAGAGGAGTATGGCCTTACAGGAAAAAGGGAGGAAGCAGAATGA